Proteins found in one Aphelocoma coerulescens isolate FSJ_1873_10779 chromosome 27, UR_Acoe_1.0, whole genome shotgun sequence genomic segment:
- the CDC27 gene encoding cell division cycle protein 27 homolog isoform X1, with product MTVLQEPVQAAIWQALNHYAYRDAVFLAERLYAEVHSEEALFLLATCYYRSGKAYKAYRLLKGHSCTTPQCKYLLAKCCVDLSKLAEGEQILSGGVLNKQKSHDDIVMEFGDSACFTLSLLGHVYCKTDRLAKGSECYQKSLSLNPFLWSPFESLCEIGEKPDPDQTFKLTSLQNFSSCLPNTCTTLVSNHNISHRQPETVLMETPQDTIELNRINLESSNSKYSSLNSDSSMSYIDSAVISSDSVPLGSGTAILSKQAQNKPKTGRSLLGGPAALSPLTPSFGILPLETPSPGDGSYLQNYTNSSSVIDVPSTGAPSKKKLCVVQTVSRISQAGTKSVFSQSGNSREVTPILVAQTQSSGPQTSTTPQVLSPTIAAPPNALPRRSSRLFTSDSSTTKENSKKLKMKFPPKIPNRKTKSKTNKGGITQPNLNDSLEITKLDSSIISEGKISTVAPQIQAFTLQKAAAEGLMSLLRDMGKGYLALCSYNCKEAINILSHLPSHHYNTGWVLCQIGRAYFELAEYMQAERIFSEVRRIENYRVEGMEIYSTTLWHLQKDVALSVLSKDLTDMDKNSPEAWCAAGNCFSLQREHDIAIKFFQRAIQVDPNYAYAYTLLGHEFVLTEELDKALACFRNAIRVNPRHYNAWYGLGMIYYKQEKFSLAEMHFQKALDINPQSSVLLCHIGVVQHALKKSEKALDTLNKAINIDPKNPLCKFHRASVLFANEKYKSALQELEELKQIVPKESLVYFLIGKVYKKLGQTHLALMNFSWAMDLDPKGANNQIKEAIDKRYLPDDEEPITREEQISECYPYESVGTDESQESSMTDADDTQLHAVESDEF from the exons ATGACGGTGCTCCAGGAACCCGTCCAG GCTGCTATCTGGCAAGCACTGAACCACTACGCGTATCGTGATGCTGTGTTCCTCGCAGAAAGGTTATATGCAGAAG taCACTCAGAAGAAGCACTGTTTTTACTGGCAACGTGTTACTACCGCTCAGGAAAGGCCTATAAAGCTTACAGGCTCCTAAAGGGACACAGCTGTACCACCCCACAGTGTAAATACCTGCTTGCAAAATGTTGTGTGGACCTCAGCAA gcttGCAGAAGGAGAGCAGATCTTGTCTGGTGGAGTGTTGAATAAACAGAAAAGCCATGATGACATTGTTATGGAGTTTGGTGACTCTGCATGCTTTACACTCTCCTTACTGGGACATGTCTACTG CAAGACAGACCGGCTTGCCAAAGGATCAGAATGTTACCAAAAGAGCCTTAGTTTAAATCCTTTCCTTTGGTCCCCTTTTGAATCACTATGTGAAATAG GTGAAAAGCCAGACCCTGACCAAACATTTAAATTAACATCCTTACAGAACTTCAGCAGCTGTCTGCCCAACACTTGCACAACGTTGGTGTCTAATCACAACATATCCCACAGACAGCCTGAGACCGTCCTCATGGAGACACCCCAGGACACAATT GAGTTGAACAGAATCAACCTAGAATCCTCCAATTCAAAGTATTCCTCTTTGAATTCGGATTCCTCCATGTCTTACATTGACTCTGCTGTGATTTCCTCGGATTCTGTTCCTCTGGGGTCAGGAACTGCCATATTGTCCAAACAGGctcaaaataaaccaaaaactgGACGGAGTTTACTGGGGGGACCTGCAGCTTTGAGCCCACTAACTCCAAG CTTTGGAATTTTGCCACTAGAAACCCCAAGCCCTGGAGATGGATCCTATTTACAGAATTACACCAACTCTTCCTCTGTAATCGATGTGCCATCCACCGGAGCACCTTCAAAGAAG AAACTCTGTGTTGTGCAGACTGTCAGCAGGATCAGCCAGGCTGGAACAAAATCCGTCTTCTCCCAGAGTGGGAATAGCCGGGAAGTCACTCCAATTCTCGTTGCACAGACACAGAGCTCTGGTCCACAGACAAG tacaACACCTCAGGTATTGAGCCCAACCATTGCTGCTCCACCCAACGCGCTGCCTCGACGAAGCTCTCGCCTGTTTACCAGTGATAGTTCTACAACCAAG GAAAAtagcaaaaaattaaaaatgaagtttCCACCTAAGattccaaacagaaaaacaaaaagtaaaacaaataagGGAGGAATAACACAACCAAACTTAAATGATAGTTTGGAAATTACCAAACTGGACTCTTCCATCATTTCAGAAGGGAAAATTTCCACTGTTGCACCACAAATCCAAGCTTTCACGctacagaaagcagcagcag AAGGTTTGATGAGCCTTCTCCGGGACATGGGGAAAGGTTATTTAGCCTTGTGCTCATACAACTGCAAAGAAGCCATCAATATTTTGAGCCATTTGCCATCCCACCACTACAACACAGGCTGGGTGCTGTGCCAAATTGGGAGAGCTTACTTTGAGCTGGCAGAGTACATGCAG GCTGAGAGAATTTTTTCAGAAGTGAGAAGGATTGAAAACTACAGAGTAGAAGGCATGGAGATCTATTCAACCACACTCTGGCATCTGCAGAAAGATGTTGCCCTTTCAGTTCTTTCCAAGGATTTGACAGACATGGATAAAAACTCACCGGAG GCCTGGTGTGCTGCAGGAAACTGCTTTAGCTTGCAAAGGGAGCACGACATTGCCATCAAGTTCTTCCAGAGGGCCATCCAGGTGGATCCAAACTATGCCTATGCTTACACCCTGCTGGGCCACGAGTTTGTGTTGACAGAAGAACTGGACAAAGCACTGGCCTGTTTCAGAAATGCCATCAGGGTCAACCCCCGGCACTACAATGCCTG gtatGGGTTGGGAATGATTTATTACAAACAGGAGAAATTCAGTCTGGCAGAAATGCATTTCCAGAAAGCACTTGATATCAACCCTCAGAGCTCAGTCTTACTGTGTCACATTGGAGTA GTCCAACATGCACTGAAAAAATCCGAGAAGGCTTTGGACACTTTGAACAAAGCGATCAACATCGACCCCAAGAACCCACTATGCAAATTCCATAGAGCCTCGGTGTTATTTGCAAATGAGAAGTACAAG TCGGCTTTACAAGAACTTGAAGAACTGAAACAGATTGTTCCCAAAGAGTCTCTTGTTTACTTTTTAATAGGAAAG gtttATAAAAAACTGGGTCAGACACATCTGGCCCTAATGAATTTCTCCTGGGCAATGGACCTGGATCCCAAAGGAGCCAACAACCAGATCAAGGAGGCCATTGACAAGCGTTACCTGCCTGATGACGAGGAGCCCATCACCCGTGAGGAGCAGATCAGTGAATGTTACCCCTATGAGTCAG TGGGCACAGACGagtcccaggagagcagcatgACGGACGCGGATGACACGCAGCTCCATGCCGTGGAAAGTGATGAATTTTAA
- the CDC27 gene encoding cell division cycle protein 27 homolog isoform X2: MTVLQEPVQAAIWQALNHYAYRDAVFLAERLYAEVHSEEALFLLATCYYRSGKAYKAYRLLKGHSCTTPQCKYLLAKCCVDLSKLAEGEQILSGGVLNKQKSHDDIVMEFGDSACFTLSLLGHVYCKTDRLAKGSECYQKSLSLNPFLWSPFESLCEIGEKPDPDQTFKLTSLQNFSSCLPNTCTTLVSNHNISHRQPETVLMETPQDTIELNRINLESSNSKYSSLNSDSSMSYIDSAVISSDSVPLGSGTAILSKQAQNKPKTGRSLLGGPAALSPLTPSFGILPLETPSPGDGSYLQNYTNSSSVIDVPSTGAPSKKKLCVVQTVSRISQAGTKSVFSQSGNSREVTPILVAQTQSSGPQTSTTPQVLSPTIAAPPNALPRRSSRLFTSDSSTTKENSKKLKMKFPPKIPNRKTKSKTNKGGITQPNLNDSLEITKLDSSIISEGKISTVAPQIQAFTLQKAAAGLMSLLRDMGKGYLALCSYNCKEAINILSHLPSHHYNTGWVLCQIGRAYFELAEYMQAERIFSEVRRIENYRVEGMEIYSTTLWHLQKDVALSVLSKDLTDMDKNSPEAWCAAGNCFSLQREHDIAIKFFQRAIQVDPNYAYAYTLLGHEFVLTEELDKALACFRNAIRVNPRHYNAWYGLGMIYYKQEKFSLAEMHFQKALDINPQSSVLLCHIGVVQHALKKSEKALDTLNKAINIDPKNPLCKFHRASVLFANEKYKSALQELEELKQIVPKESLVYFLIGKVYKKLGQTHLALMNFSWAMDLDPKGANNQIKEAIDKRYLPDDEEPITREEQISECYPYESVGTDESQESSMTDADDTQLHAVESDEF, from the exons ATGACGGTGCTCCAGGAACCCGTCCAG GCTGCTATCTGGCAAGCACTGAACCACTACGCGTATCGTGATGCTGTGTTCCTCGCAGAAAGGTTATATGCAGAAG taCACTCAGAAGAAGCACTGTTTTTACTGGCAACGTGTTACTACCGCTCAGGAAAGGCCTATAAAGCTTACAGGCTCCTAAAGGGACACAGCTGTACCACCCCACAGTGTAAATACCTGCTTGCAAAATGTTGTGTGGACCTCAGCAA gcttGCAGAAGGAGAGCAGATCTTGTCTGGTGGAGTGTTGAATAAACAGAAAAGCCATGATGACATTGTTATGGAGTTTGGTGACTCTGCATGCTTTACACTCTCCTTACTGGGACATGTCTACTG CAAGACAGACCGGCTTGCCAAAGGATCAGAATGTTACCAAAAGAGCCTTAGTTTAAATCCTTTCCTTTGGTCCCCTTTTGAATCACTATGTGAAATAG GTGAAAAGCCAGACCCTGACCAAACATTTAAATTAACATCCTTACAGAACTTCAGCAGCTGTCTGCCCAACACTTGCACAACGTTGGTGTCTAATCACAACATATCCCACAGACAGCCTGAGACCGTCCTCATGGAGACACCCCAGGACACAATT GAGTTGAACAGAATCAACCTAGAATCCTCCAATTCAAAGTATTCCTCTTTGAATTCGGATTCCTCCATGTCTTACATTGACTCTGCTGTGATTTCCTCGGATTCTGTTCCTCTGGGGTCAGGAACTGCCATATTGTCCAAACAGGctcaaaataaaccaaaaactgGACGGAGTTTACTGGGGGGACCTGCAGCTTTGAGCCCACTAACTCCAAG CTTTGGAATTTTGCCACTAGAAACCCCAAGCCCTGGAGATGGATCCTATTTACAGAATTACACCAACTCTTCCTCTGTAATCGATGTGCCATCCACCGGAGCACCTTCAAAGAAG AAACTCTGTGTTGTGCAGACTGTCAGCAGGATCAGCCAGGCTGGAACAAAATCCGTCTTCTCCCAGAGTGGGAATAGCCGGGAAGTCACTCCAATTCTCGTTGCACAGACACAGAGCTCTGGTCCACAGACAAG tacaACACCTCAGGTATTGAGCCCAACCATTGCTGCTCCACCCAACGCGCTGCCTCGACGAAGCTCTCGCCTGTTTACCAGTGATAGTTCTACAACCAAG GAAAAtagcaaaaaattaaaaatgaagtttCCACCTAAGattccaaacagaaaaacaaaaagtaaaacaaataagGGAGGAATAACACAACCAAACTTAAATGATAGTTTGGAAATTACCAAACTGGACTCTTCCATCATTTCAGAAGGGAAAATTTCCACTGTTGCACCACAAATCCAAGCTTTCACGctacagaaagcagcagcag GTTTGATGAGCCTTCTCCGGGACATGGGGAAAGGTTATTTAGCCTTGTGCTCATACAACTGCAAAGAAGCCATCAATATTTTGAGCCATTTGCCATCCCACCACTACAACACAGGCTGGGTGCTGTGCCAAATTGGGAGAGCTTACTTTGAGCTGGCAGAGTACATGCAG GCTGAGAGAATTTTTTCAGAAGTGAGAAGGATTGAAAACTACAGAGTAGAAGGCATGGAGATCTATTCAACCACACTCTGGCATCTGCAGAAAGATGTTGCCCTTTCAGTTCTTTCCAAGGATTTGACAGACATGGATAAAAACTCACCGGAG GCCTGGTGTGCTGCAGGAAACTGCTTTAGCTTGCAAAGGGAGCACGACATTGCCATCAAGTTCTTCCAGAGGGCCATCCAGGTGGATCCAAACTATGCCTATGCTTACACCCTGCTGGGCCACGAGTTTGTGTTGACAGAAGAACTGGACAAAGCACTGGCCTGTTTCAGAAATGCCATCAGGGTCAACCCCCGGCACTACAATGCCTG gtatGGGTTGGGAATGATTTATTACAAACAGGAGAAATTCAGTCTGGCAGAAATGCATTTCCAGAAAGCACTTGATATCAACCCTCAGAGCTCAGTCTTACTGTGTCACATTGGAGTA GTCCAACATGCACTGAAAAAATCCGAGAAGGCTTTGGACACTTTGAACAAAGCGATCAACATCGACCCCAAGAACCCACTATGCAAATTCCATAGAGCCTCGGTGTTATTTGCAAATGAGAAGTACAAG TCGGCTTTACAAGAACTTGAAGAACTGAAACAGATTGTTCCCAAAGAGTCTCTTGTTTACTTTTTAATAGGAAAG gtttATAAAAAACTGGGTCAGACACATCTGGCCCTAATGAATTTCTCCTGGGCAATGGACCTGGATCCCAAAGGAGCCAACAACCAGATCAAGGAGGCCATTGACAAGCGTTACCTGCCTGATGACGAGGAGCCCATCACCCGTGAGGAGCAGATCAGTGAATGTTACCCCTATGAGTCAG TGGGCACAGACGagtcccaggagagcagcatgACGGACGCGGATGACACGCAGCTCCATGCCGTGGAAAGTGATGAATTTTAA
- the CDC27 gene encoding cell division cycle protein 27 homolog isoform X4, whose amino-acid sequence MTVLQEPVQAAIWQALNHYAYRDAVFLAERLYAEVHSEEALFLLATCYYRSGKAYKAYRLLKGHSCTTPQCKYLLAKCCVDLSKLAEGEQILSGGVLNKQKSHDDIVMEFGDSACFTLSLLGHVYCKTDRLAKGSECYQKSLSLNPFLWSPFESLCEIGEKPDPDQTFKLTSLQNFSSCLPNTCTTLVSNHNISHRQPETVLMETPQDTIELNRINLESSNSKYSSLNSDSSMSYIDSAVISSDSVPLGSGTAILSKQAQNKPKTGRSLLGGPAALSPLTPSFGILPLETPSPGDGSYLQNYTNSSSVIDVPSTGAPSKKTVSRISQAGTKSVFSQSGNSREVTPILVAQTQSSGPQTSTTPQVLSPTIAAPPNALPRRSSRLFTSDSSTTKENSKKLKMKFPPKIPNRKTKSKTNKGGITQPNLNDSLEITKLDSSIISEGKISTVAPQIQAFTLQKAAAGLMSLLRDMGKGYLALCSYNCKEAINILSHLPSHHYNTGWVLCQIGRAYFELAEYMQAERIFSEVRRIENYRVEGMEIYSTTLWHLQKDVALSVLSKDLTDMDKNSPEAWCAAGNCFSLQREHDIAIKFFQRAIQVDPNYAYAYTLLGHEFVLTEELDKALACFRNAIRVNPRHYNAWYGLGMIYYKQEKFSLAEMHFQKALDINPQSSVLLCHIGVVQHALKKSEKALDTLNKAINIDPKNPLCKFHRASVLFANEKYKSALQELEELKQIVPKESLVYFLIGKVYKKLGQTHLALMNFSWAMDLDPKGANNQIKEAIDKRYLPDDEEPITREEQISECYPYESVGTDESQESSMTDADDTQLHAVESDEF is encoded by the exons ATGACGGTGCTCCAGGAACCCGTCCAG GCTGCTATCTGGCAAGCACTGAACCACTACGCGTATCGTGATGCTGTGTTCCTCGCAGAAAGGTTATATGCAGAAG taCACTCAGAAGAAGCACTGTTTTTACTGGCAACGTGTTACTACCGCTCAGGAAAGGCCTATAAAGCTTACAGGCTCCTAAAGGGACACAGCTGTACCACCCCACAGTGTAAATACCTGCTTGCAAAATGTTGTGTGGACCTCAGCAA gcttGCAGAAGGAGAGCAGATCTTGTCTGGTGGAGTGTTGAATAAACAGAAAAGCCATGATGACATTGTTATGGAGTTTGGTGACTCTGCATGCTTTACACTCTCCTTACTGGGACATGTCTACTG CAAGACAGACCGGCTTGCCAAAGGATCAGAATGTTACCAAAAGAGCCTTAGTTTAAATCCTTTCCTTTGGTCCCCTTTTGAATCACTATGTGAAATAG GTGAAAAGCCAGACCCTGACCAAACATTTAAATTAACATCCTTACAGAACTTCAGCAGCTGTCTGCCCAACACTTGCACAACGTTGGTGTCTAATCACAACATATCCCACAGACAGCCTGAGACCGTCCTCATGGAGACACCCCAGGACACAATT GAGTTGAACAGAATCAACCTAGAATCCTCCAATTCAAAGTATTCCTCTTTGAATTCGGATTCCTCCATGTCTTACATTGACTCTGCTGTGATTTCCTCGGATTCTGTTCCTCTGGGGTCAGGAACTGCCATATTGTCCAAACAGGctcaaaataaaccaaaaactgGACGGAGTTTACTGGGGGGACCTGCAGCTTTGAGCCCACTAACTCCAAG CTTTGGAATTTTGCCACTAGAAACCCCAAGCCCTGGAGATGGATCCTATTTACAGAATTACACCAACTCTTCCTCTGTAATCGATGTGCCATCCACCGGAGCACCTTCAAAGAAG ACTGTCAGCAGGATCAGCCAGGCTGGAACAAAATCCGTCTTCTCCCAGAGTGGGAATAGCCGGGAAGTCACTCCAATTCTCGTTGCACAGACACAGAGCTCTGGTCCACAGACAAG tacaACACCTCAGGTATTGAGCCCAACCATTGCTGCTCCACCCAACGCGCTGCCTCGACGAAGCTCTCGCCTGTTTACCAGTGATAGTTCTACAACCAAG GAAAAtagcaaaaaattaaaaatgaagtttCCACCTAAGattccaaacagaaaaacaaaaagtaaaacaaataagGGAGGAATAACACAACCAAACTTAAATGATAGTTTGGAAATTACCAAACTGGACTCTTCCATCATTTCAGAAGGGAAAATTTCCACTGTTGCACCACAAATCCAAGCTTTCACGctacagaaagcagcagcag GTTTGATGAGCCTTCTCCGGGACATGGGGAAAGGTTATTTAGCCTTGTGCTCATACAACTGCAAAGAAGCCATCAATATTTTGAGCCATTTGCCATCCCACCACTACAACACAGGCTGGGTGCTGTGCCAAATTGGGAGAGCTTACTTTGAGCTGGCAGAGTACATGCAG GCTGAGAGAATTTTTTCAGAAGTGAGAAGGATTGAAAACTACAGAGTAGAAGGCATGGAGATCTATTCAACCACACTCTGGCATCTGCAGAAAGATGTTGCCCTTTCAGTTCTTTCCAAGGATTTGACAGACATGGATAAAAACTCACCGGAG GCCTGGTGTGCTGCAGGAAACTGCTTTAGCTTGCAAAGGGAGCACGACATTGCCATCAAGTTCTTCCAGAGGGCCATCCAGGTGGATCCAAACTATGCCTATGCTTACACCCTGCTGGGCCACGAGTTTGTGTTGACAGAAGAACTGGACAAAGCACTGGCCTGTTTCAGAAATGCCATCAGGGTCAACCCCCGGCACTACAATGCCTG gtatGGGTTGGGAATGATTTATTACAAACAGGAGAAATTCAGTCTGGCAGAAATGCATTTCCAGAAAGCACTTGATATCAACCCTCAGAGCTCAGTCTTACTGTGTCACATTGGAGTA GTCCAACATGCACTGAAAAAATCCGAGAAGGCTTTGGACACTTTGAACAAAGCGATCAACATCGACCCCAAGAACCCACTATGCAAATTCCATAGAGCCTCGGTGTTATTTGCAAATGAGAAGTACAAG TCGGCTTTACAAGAACTTGAAGAACTGAAACAGATTGTTCCCAAAGAGTCTCTTGTTTACTTTTTAATAGGAAAG gtttATAAAAAACTGGGTCAGACACATCTGGCCCTAATGAATTTCTCCTGGGCAATGGACCTGGATCCCAAAGGAGCCAACAACCAGATCAAGGAGGCCATTGACAAGCGTTACCTGCCTGATGACGAGGAGCCCATCACCCGTGAGGAGCAGATCAGTGAATGTTACCCCTATGAGTCAG TGGGCACAGACGagtcccaggagagcagcatgACGGACGCGGATGACACGCAGCTCCATGCCGTGGAAAGTGATGAATTTTAA
- the CDC27 gene encoding cell division cycle protein 27 homolog isoform X3, translating to MTVLQEPVQAAIWQALNHYAYRDAVFLAERLYAEVHSEEALFLLATCYYRSGKAYKAYRLLKGHSCTTPQCKYLLAKCCVDLSKLAEGEQILSGGVLNKQKSHDDIVMEFGDSACFTLSLLGHVYCKTDRLAKGSECYQKSLSLNPFLWSPFESLCEIGEKPDPDQTFKLTSLQNFSSCLPNTCTTLVSNHNISHRQPETVLMETPQDTIELNRINLESSNSKYSSLNSDSSMSYIDSAVISSDSVPLGSGTAILSKQAQNKPKTGRSLLGGPAALSPLTPSFGILPLETPSPGDGSYLQNYTNSSSVIDVPSTGAPSKKTVSRISQAGTKSVFSQSGNSREVTPILVAQTQSSGPQTSTTPQVLSPTIAAPPNALPRRSSRLFTSDSSTTKENSKKLKMKFPPKIPNRKTKSKTNKGGITQPNLNDSLEITKLDSSIISEGKISTVAPQIQAFTLQKAAAEGLMSLLRDMGKGYLALCSYNCKEAINILSHLPSHHYNTGWVLCQIGRAYFELAEYMQAERIFSEVRRIENYRVEGMEIYSTTLWHLQKDVALSVLSKDLTDMDKNSPEAWCAAGNCFSLQREHDIAIKFFQRAIQVDPNYAYAYTLLGHEFVLTEELDKALACFRNAIRVNPRHYNAWYGLGMIYYKQEKFSLAEMHFQKALDINPQSSVLLCHIGVVQHALKKSEKALDTLNKAINIDPKNPLCKFHRASVLFANEKYKSALQELEELKQIVPKESLVYFLIGKVYKKLGQTHLALMNFSWAMDLDPKGANNQIKEAIDKRYLPDDEEPITREEQISECYPYESVGTDESQESSMTDADDTQLHAVESDEF from the exons ATGACGGTGCTCCAGGAACCCGTCCAG GCTGCTATCTGGCAAGCACTGAACCACTACGCGTATCGTGATGCTGTGTTCCTCGCAGAAAGGTTATATGCAGAAG taCACTCAGAAGAAGCACTGTTTTTACTGGCAACGTGTTACTACCGCTCAGGAAAGGCCTATAAAGCTTACAGGCTCCTAAAGGGACACAGCTGTACCACCCCACAGTGTAAATACCTGCTTGCAAAATGTTGTGTGGACCTCAGCAA gcttGCAGAAGGAGAGCAGATCTTGTCTGGTGGAGTGTTGAATAAACAGAAAAGCCATGATGACATTGTTATGGAGTTTGGTGACTCTGCATGCTTTACACTCTCCTTACTGGGACATGTCTACTG CAAGACAGACCGGCTTGCCAAAGGATCAGAATGTTACCAAAAGAGCCTTAGTTTAAATCCTTTCCTTTGGTCCCCTTTTGAATCACTATGTGAAATAG GTGAAAAGCCAGACCCTGACCAAACATTTAAATTAACATCCTTACAGAACTTCAGCAGCTGTCTGCCCAACACTTGCACAACGTTGGTGTCTAATCACAACATATCCCACAGACAGCCTGAGACCGTCCTCATGGAGACACCCCAGGACACAATT GAGTTGAACAGAATCAACCTAGAATCCTCCAATTCAAAGTATTCCTCTTTGAATTCGGATTCCTCCATGTCTTACATTGACTCTGCTGTGATTTCCTCGGATTCTGTTCCTCTGGGGTCAGGAACTGCCATATTGTCCAAACAGGctcaaaataaaccaaaaactgGACGGAGTTTACTGGGGGGACCTGCAGCTTTGAGCCCACTAACTCCAAG CTTTGGAATTTTGCCACTAGAAACCCCAAGCCCTGGAGATGGATCCTATTTACAGAATTACACCAACTCTTCCTCTGTAATCGATGTGCCATCCACCGGAGCACCTTCAAAGAAG ACTGTCAGCAGGATCAGCCAGGCTGGAACAAAATCCGTCTTCTCCCAGAGTGGGAATAGCCGGGAAGTCACTCCAATTCTCGTTGCACAGACACAGAGCTCTGGTCCACAGACAAG tacaACACCTCAGGTATTGAGCCCAACCATTGCTGCTCCACCCAACGCGCTGCCTCGACGAAGCTCTCGCCTGTTTACCAGTGATAGTTCTACAACCAAG GAAAAtagcaaaaaattaaaaatgaagtttCCACCTAAGattccaaacagaaaaacaaaaagtaaaacaaataagGGAGGAATAACACAACCAAACTTAAATGATAGTTTGGAAATTACCAAACTGGACTCTTCCATCATTTCAGAAGGGAAAATTTCCACTGTTGCACCACAAATCCAAGCTTTCACGctacagaaagcagcagcag AAGGTTTGATGAGCCTTCTCCGGGACATGGGGAAAGGTTATTTAGCCTTGTGCTCATACAACTGCAAAGAAGCCATCAATATTTTGAGCCATTTGCCATCCCACCACTACAACACAGGCTGGGTGCTGTGCCAAATTGGGAGAGCTTACTTTGAGCTGGCAGAGTACATGCAG GCTGAGAGAATTTTTTCAGAAGTGAGAAGGATTGAAAACTACAGAGTAGAAGGCATGGAGATCTATTCAACCACACTCTGGCATCTGCAGAAAGATGTTGCCCTTTCAGTTCTTTCCAAGGATTTGACAGACATGGATAAAAACTCACCGGAG GCCTGGTGTGCTGCAGGAAACTGCTTTAGCTTGCAAAGGGAGCACGACATTGCCATCAAGTTCTTCCAGAGGGCCATCCAGGTGGATCCAAACTATGCCTATGCTTACACCCTGCTGGGCCACGAGTTTGTGTTGACAGAAGAACTGGACAAAGCACTGGCCTGTTTCAGAAATGCCATCAGGGTCAACCCCCGGCACTACAATGCCTG gtatGGGTTGGGAATGATTTATTACAAACAGGAGAAATTCAGTCTGGCAGAAATGCATTTCCAGAAAGCACTTGATATCAACCCTCAGAGCTCAGTCTTACTGTGTCACATTGGAGTA GTCCAACATGCACTGAAAAAATCCGAGAAGGCTTTGGACACTTTGAACAAAGCGATCAACATCGACCCCAAGAACCCACTATGCAAATTCCATAGAGCCTCGGTGTTATTTGCAAATGAGAAGTACAAG TCGGCTTTACAAGAACTTGAAGAACTGAAACAGATTGTTCCCAAAGAGTCTCTTGTTTACTTTTTAATAGGAAAG gtttATAAAAAACTGGGTCAGACACATCTGGCCCTAATGAATTTCTCCTGGGCAATGGACCTGGATCCCAAAGGAGCCAACAACCAGATCAAGGAGGCCATTGACAAGCGTTACCTGCCTGATGACGAGGAGCCCATCACCCGTGAGGAGCAGATCAGTGAATGTTACCCCTATGAGTCAG TGGGCACAGACGagtcccaggagagcagcatgACGGACGCGGATGACACGCAGCTCCATGCCGTGGAAAGTGATGAATTTTAA